A single window of Vigna radiata var. radiata cultivar VC1973A chromosome 4, Vradiata_ver6, whole genome shotgun sequence DNA harbors:
- the LOC106758992 gene encoding uncharacterized protein LOC106758992 isoform X2, with protein MMYTYEARMERVHCPLKKDAKETLRFKDNLFFEAQNLFSHLRGMRRMLKALLCKDTVGYHSTTESHMTGSRIWGTFYVPSNMSGFCYFNVKNQKVNQSFTTENKFLECINEPYDGNPLDTTITLKTSQLRDKFTGCDLNNNSEHFSHEKRKKTVHRVSSFVMAFIVFLSVAMEMCSQLSIIQLQPKSGPMLFLSTILKLFGFMAYVSATAAMIVNGAPFSRMQGSMLMFWATFMLVSSAKSLTEVYLPLLGIIFAGSSTII; from the exons ATGATGTATACTTATGAAGCTCGGATGGAACGAGTGCATTGCCCTTTGAAAAAGGATGCCAAGGAAACCCTTCGCTTTAAGGATAACTTGTTTTTTGAAGCTCAAAATCTATTCTCACACTTGAGAGGTATGAGACGTATGCTCAAAGCTCTACTCTGCAAGGATACTGTTGGATATCACAGCACAACAGAAAGCCACATG ACAGGGAGTAGAATTTGGGGTACATTTTATGTGCCTAGTAATATGAGTGGTTTCTGTTACTTCAACGTGAAAAATCAAAAGGTGAATCAAAGTTTCACCACAGAAAACAAGTTCTTGGAGTGTATCAATGAACCATATGATGGTAATCCTTTAGACACTACGATAACGTTAAAGACTTCCCAACTGCGAGACAAGTTCACAGGTTGTGATCTAAACAACAATAGCGAACACTTCAGTCATGAAAAACGCAAGAAAACCGTACATCGTGTTTCATCTTTTGTGATGGCgttcattgtttttctttcgGTTGCCATGGAAATGTGCAGCCAGTTATCAATTATCCAGCTTCAGCCAAAATCTGGCCCCATGTTGTTTTTGTCCACAATTCTCAAGCTGTTCGGTTTCATGGCGTATGTATCAGCTACTGCAGCGATGATTGTTAATGGTGCACCATTCTCTAGGATGCAGGGTTCAATGCTAATGTTTTGGGCCACTTTTATGCTTGTCAGTTCTGCTAAATCACTCACAGAAGTGTACCTTCCATTACTGGGAATCATTTTCGCAGGAAGTTCTACCATTATATAA
- the LOC106758992 gene encoding uncharacterized protein LOC106758992 isoform X1: protein MSFPVMDRQSQKDRYTIREIKREYISKLYEQLRVMMYTYEARMERVHCPLKKDAKETLRFKDNLFFEAQNLFSHLRGMRRMLKALLCKDTVGYHSTTESHMTGSRIWGTFYVPSNMSGFCYFNVKNQKVNQSFTTENKFLECINEPYDGNPLDTTITLKTSQLRDKFTGCDLNNNSEHFSHEKRKKTVHRVSSFVMAFIVFLSVAMEMCSQLSIIQLQPKSGPMLFLSTILKLFGFMAYVSATAAMIVNGAPFSRMQGSMLMFWATFMLVSSAKSLTEVYLPLLGIIFAGSSTII from the exons ATGTCTTTCCCTGTGATGGATCGTCAATCGCAGAAGGATAGATATACGATCCGTGAAATA AAACGCGAATATATATCAAAGCTTTATGAACAACTAAGAGTGATGATGTATACTTATGAAGCTCGGATGGAACGAGTGCATTGCCCTTTGAAAAAGGATGCCAAGGAAACCCTTCGCTTTAAGGATAACTTGTTTTTTGAAGCTCAAAATCTATTCTCACACTTGAGAGGTATGAGACGTATGCTCAAAGCTCTACTCTGCAAGGATACTGTTGGATATCACAGCACAACAGAAAGCCACATG ACAGGGAGTAGAATTTGGGGTACATTTTATGTGCCTAGTAATATGAGTGGTTTCTGTTACTTCAACGTGAAAAATCAAAAGGTGAATCAAAGTTTCACCACAGAAAACAAGTTCTTGGAGTGTATCAATGAACCATATGATGGTAATCCTTTAGACACTACGATAACGTTAAAGACTTCCCAACTGCGAGACAAGTTCACAGGTTGTGATCTAAACAACAATAGCGAACACTTCAGTCATGAAAAACGCAAGAAAACCGTACATCGTGTTTCATCTTTTGTGATGGCgttcattgtttttctttcgGTTGCCATGGAAATGTGCAGCCAGTTATCAATTATCCAGCTTCAGCCAAAATCTGGCCCCATGTTGTTTTTGTCCACAATTCTCAAGCTGTTCGGTTTCATGGCGTATGTATCAGCTACTGCAGCGATGATTGTTAATGGTGCACCATTCTCTAGGATGCAGGGTTCAATGCTAATGTTTTGGGCCACTTTTATGCTTGTCAGTTCTGCTAAATCACTCACAGAAGTGTACCTTCCATTACTGGGAATCATTTTCGCAGGAAGTTCTACCATTATATAA
- the LOC106759100 gene encoding uncharacterized protein LOC106759100: MDIEMEIQYEEHGTNILRDKEHDLVKTEDFCACSVSSTETAINPPPKTPPRNLPPETLLRHGPKSFMDCITLIVLSIEYIPMNFHYMLLVSGGAFLKFKAEKLTAQFDFKLENLSDTALLLLTFGEAFGEFNPEITDKMTIMVGFLLVLLLIWPLQPVYQISIMLILISESLHYTFKLFGKLSGVGVTCGVFKLPLLWFTTTAAFALSLIVCFMMLLMIYLVQTYVGAGRSKVREPDFTFEDFSVIVQGMGDEVESNK; this comes from the exons ATGGATATTGAGATGGAGATCCAATATGAAGAACACGGCACAAAC ATACTGCGGGACAAGGAACACGATCTG GTAAAGACAGAAGATTTCTGCGCCTGCTCTGTGAGTTCTACTGAAACAGCTATAAACCCTCCTCCTAAAACACCACCAAGAAACCTTCCTCCTGAAACACTGCTAAGACACGGTCCTAAAAGCTTCATGGATTGTATAACTTTAATAGTGTTGAGCATAGAGTATATTCCTATGAATTTTCATTACATGTTGCTAGTGTCGGGTGGTGCTTTTCTAAAATTCAAAGCAGAAAAGCTGACGGCTCAATTTGATTTCAAATTGGAAAACTTATCTGACACAGCACTATTACTGTTGACCTTTGGGGAAGCCTTTGGAGAGTTTAATCCAGAGATCACagataaaatgacaatcatGGTGGGTTTTCTTCTAGTTTTGCTGCTGATTTGGCCACTGCAACCAGTGTATCAGATTTCTATCATGCTAATATTGATTTCTGAATCACTTCACTATACCTTTAAGTTGTTTGGCAAGTTGTCAGGGGTTGGTGTAACTTGCGGCGTTTTCAAACTTCCTCTCCTCTGGTTTACTACTACAGCGGCTTTTGCACTTTCTCTCATTGTTTGTTTTATGATGTTGCTCATGATTTACCTTGTCCAGACATATGTAGGTGCAGGGAGATCAAAAGTGAGAGAACCTGATTTTACTTTCGAAGATTTTTCGGTAATTGTTCAAGGGATGGGTGATGAAGTTGAATCAAACAAATAG